One part of the Ornithodoros turicata isolate Travis chromosome 2, ASM3712646v1, whole genome shotgun sequence genome encodes these proteins:
- the LOC135383553 gene encoding uncharacterized protein LOC135383553, whose amino-acid sequence MAGSFKLEKLLDCIREHEFLFNKRHPDFKNSLLKDETWTKIGEVCGISGKQCASKFKNAKDKYKKTLQALHERSRSGAGAKEVKKVTWPHFNLMHSVLGPFTDDAPIISNVEVAADLQSSSSQCSSPLQSSQGEAETELAVDTDMADDPVSFIEETPPQAKRPKLSRSKDSKE is encoded by the exons ATGGCGGGCAGTTTTAAGCTGGAAAAGCTTTTGGATTGTATAAGAGAACACGAGTTCCTCTTTAATAAGAGGCACCCTGATTTCAAAAACTCTCTTTTGAAAGACGAAACGTGGACGAAGATCGGAGAGGTGTGTGGGATCAGCG GCAAGCAATGTGCcagtaaattcaaaaacgcAAAAGATAAATATAAGAAGACCCTCCAAGCGTTACATGAGAGATCGAGGAGCGGAGCAGGGGCCAAAGAAGTCAAGAAAGTTACATGGCCCCATTTCAACTTGATGCACAGCGTGCTTGGCCCGTTTACGGACGATGCGCC AATAATTTCAAATGTCGAGGTAGCTGCAGACCTCCAGAGCTCAAG TTCACAGTGCTCATCACCACTGCAAAGTTCACAAGGAGAGGCTGAAACAGA ATTGGCAGTTGACACTGACATGGCAGATGATCCTGT GTCCTTCATTGAGGAAACACCACCTCAAGCAAAAAGGCCAAAGCTATCGAGAAGCAAGGATTCTAAAGAGTGA